A single window of Streptomyces sp. NBC_00464 DNA harbors:
- a CDS encoding carbohydrate ABC transporter permease, translating to MVLAPILWTLYTGLTDERATRPETSFIGLENYGFLLGNEEFLHSLWNTVVITVIVVLLTNLLGLAIALLLRRQGRLYSLLRSVYFTPVILSAVVVSVIGRSILADDGLLNSALVSLGVEHPPGWLTDPSYAIYSVSGIMVWQLLGFAVVVYLAGLAGIPAELDEAASLDGAGPWQQFRAITWPLLAPSLTINTVMLMISSFKVYDQIAVLTNGGPGTDGTATVAFEVIRTAFSEQRPGVASAMAGIMLVVVSAASVTTLKLLQRREVNL from the coding sequence ATGGTCCTGGCGCCCATTCTGTGGACCCTCTACACCGGGCTGACCGACGAGCGCGCCACCCGCCCCGAAACCTCGTTCATCGGCCTGGAGAACTACGGCTTCCTCCTCGGGAACGAGGAGTTCCTGCACTCCCTGTGGAACACCGTGGTGATCACGGTGATCGTGGTGCTGCTGACGAACCTGCTCGGTCTCGCGATCGCCCTGCTGCTGCGCAGGCAGGGCCGGCTCTACAGCCTGCTCCGCAGCGTCTACTTCACCCCGGTGATCCTCTCCGCTGTCGTGGTGTCGGTGATCGGGCGCTCGATCCTCGCGGACGACGGCCTGCTGAACAGCGCGCTCGTGTCGCTGGGGGTCGAGCACCCGCCGGGCTGGCTCACGGATCCGTCGTACGCGATCTACTCCGTCTCCGGGATCATGGTCTGGCAGCTGCTCGGCTTCGCCGTCGTGGTCTACCTCGCCGGACTCGCGGGGATCCCCGCCGAGCTCGACGAGGCGGCGAGCCTCGACGGCGCCGGCCCCTGGCAGCAGTTCCGTGCCATCACCTGGCCGCTGCTCGCGCCCTCGCTGACGATCAACACCGTGATGCTGATGATCAGCTCGTTCAAGGTCTACGACCAGATCGCCGTGCTCACCAACGGCGGCCCCGGCACCGACGGAACGGCCACCGTGGCCTTCGAGGTGATCCGCACCGCCTTCTCCGAGCAACGTCCGGGAGTGGCGTCCGCGATGGCCGGGATCATGCTCGTCGTCGTCTCGGCCGCGAGCGTGACCACGCTCAAGCTCCTGCAACGACGAGAGGTGAACCTGTGA
- a CDS encoding ABC transporter substrate-binding protein — protein sequence MSKRANWGAVAVSLGLVALSGCAVGGGGSQGGDGSGGDVTLSLLTFETPNLTASYWDDIIARTSAEVPGVKIKKLVAPSAEQRNEYTRQLDSTGALPDIMVAIDPAGLAEGGKLARFDEKELADWVSPTANSFDGKIYQLPTNSQTWQIYYRKAAFEKAGITTPPKKWDELLAAVDKLKAAQIKPFVIGGGAPDGLGPRWTFAQLVADEVYAKDPEWLDKLTAGKTDFSDPLFVNAATKMKALAGKENVDNLSATYAQAQEDFLKGKGAMYPMGSWFPASPDKAQQKEFGAFPMPTQDGSLVMPVYTGGGLSVSAKSPDVAKAKQWAVEFSKLNADGGAKYDGLFVALKGYKPPAGLPPLYNTTLDLYEKARAGGTVTPSFGNESGVPALPSGFIPKVDAALNDLLNGRADVDEFVATLNTKYKELTK from the coding sequence ATGAGCAAGCGGGCCAACTGGGGTGCGGTAGCGGTGTCGTTGGGCCTGGTCGCGCTGAGCGGCTGCGCCGTCGGCGGTGGCGGGAGCCAAGGCGGGGACGGTTCGGGAGGTGACGTGACGTTGAGTCTGCTCACCTTCGAGACCCCCAACCTCACCGCCTCCTACTGGGACGACATCATCGCCAGAACCAGCGCCGAGGTGCCGGGGGTGAAGATCAAGAAGCTTGTCGCGCCGAGTGCCGAGCAGCGCAACGAGTACACGCGCCAACTCGACTCGACCGGCGCACTGCCCGACATCATGGTCGCGATCGACCCTGCCGGGCTGGCGGAGGGCGGCAAGCTCGCCCGGTTCGACGAGAAGGAACTCGCGGACTGGGTCAGCCCGACCGCGAACAGCTTCGACGGCAAGATCTACCAGCTGCCCACCAACTCGCAGACCTGGCAGATCTACTACCGCAAGGCGGCCTTCGAGAAGGCGGGCATCACCACTCCTCCGAAGAAGTGGGACGAACTGCTCGCCGCGGTCGACAAGCTGAAGGCGGCGCAGATCAAGCCGTTCGTCATCGGCGGCGGCGCACCGGACGGCCTCGGCCCGCGATGGACCTTCGCCCAGCTGGTGGCCGACGAGGTCTACGCCAAGGACCCGGAGTGGCTCGACAAGCTGACCGCGGGGAAGACCGACTTCAGCGACCCCCTGTTCGTCAACGCGGCGACCAAGATGAAGGCACTGGCGGGCAAGGAGAACGTCGACAACCTGTCGGCCACCTACGCCCAGGCGCAGGAGGACTTCCTCAAGGGCAAGGGCGCCATGTACCCGATGGGCTCGTGGTTCCCGGCCTCCCCGGACAAGGCGCAGCAGAAGGAGTTCGGCGCCTTCCCCATGCCCACGCAGGACGGCTCGCTCGTCATGCCCGTGTACACCGGCGGGGGACTGTCGGTGAGCGCCAAGTCCCCCGACGTCGCGAAGGCCAAGCAGTGGGCCGTCGAGTTCTCGAAGCTGAACGCCGACGGCGGGGCGAAGTACGACGGCCTGTTCGTCGCGCTCAAGGGCTACAAGCCGCCGGCGGGCCTGCCGCCGCTGTACAACACCACCCTCGATCTCTACGAGAAGGCCCGGGCCGGCGGAACCGTGACGCCGAGCTTCGGAAACGAGAGCGGCGTCCCGGCCCTGCCGTCGGGCTTCATACCCAAGGTCGACGCGGCACTGAACGATCTCCTCAACGGCCGTGCGGACGTGGACGAGTTCGTCGCGACGCTGAACACGAAGTACAAGGAGCTCACGAAGTGA
- a CDS encoding ROK family protein — protein sequence MSQDIGETRGNTTPPGRAGDAHLLRRLNLSAAVRAFLDAASLSVSDVRSIVGVSRPTAEDLVATLLDEGFVREALDRPDGERSAGRPARRYEVVAENHAVVGVDIGAHKVAVVVCDLRGNVLAVRRRSVDSGIGPAGRIGAAARLAETTLRQTGTDREHVRSVACGITGVGANGSEVMDIRTVPAGQDLDVYSLPGFDRIDVVSEVSERFKCDVLVSNDIHLAAVAEQWQGGAGARDLVYMHAGRRLGAAIVINGQIHHGRHGLAASVGSMKILGWAEAMAQLDRESRKLAGSAAEESTSGNVRALFEAAANGDRTAVRTVDRVAEALALGASVLVHAVDPDLVVLGGGLSRAGDVLAGPFERHLAATSLNNPEFRVSLLGDESVALGAARLALDDLKERLLAVQA from the coding sequence GTGAGTCAAGACATCGGTGAAACCCGGGGAAACACAACTCCCCCAGGCCGTGCGGGCGATGCCCATCTCCTGCGCAGGCTCAATCTCTCGGCCGCGGTGCGGGCCTTCCTCGACGCCGCCTCACTGTCGGTCAGTGACGTGCGTTCGATCGTCGGGGTCTCCCGGCCCACCGCCGAGGATCTGGTCGCGACGCTGCTGGACGAGGGCTTCGTCCGTGAGGCGCTCGACCGTCCGGACGGCGAGCGGTCGGCGGGACGGCCGGCCCGGCGCTACGAGGTCGTGGCCGAGAACCACGCCGTCGTCGGAGTCGACATCGGCGCCCACAAGGTGGCCGTGGTCGTCTGCGATCTGCGCGGAAACGTCCTGGCGGTACGCAGGCGCAGCGTCGACTCCGGCATCGGGCCGGCCGGGCGCATCGGGGCGGCGGCGCGGCTGGCGGAGACGACCCTCCGGCAGACCGGGACGGACCGGGAACACGTCCGCTCGGTGGCCTGCGGCATCACCGGCGTGGGCGCCAACGGCTCGGAGGTCATGGACATCCGCACCGTTCCCGCAGGCCAGGACCTGGACGTCTACTCACTCCCGGGCTTCGACAGGATCGACGTGGTGTCGGAGGTGTCGGAGCGCTTCAAGTGCGACGTGCTGGTCTCCAACGACATCCACCTCGCGGCGGTGGCCGAGCAGTGGCAGGGCGGCGCCGGGGCGCGCGACCTCGTCTACATGCACGCCGGCCGCCGCCTCGGTGCCGCGATCGTCATCAACGGGCAGATCCACCACGGACGGCACGGCCTGGCGGCGTCCGTCGGTTCCATGAAGATCCTGGGATGGGCCGAAGCGATGGCGCAGCTCGACCGCGAGAGCCGCAAGCTTGCGGGCTCGGCCGCCGAGGAGTCCACCAGCGGCAACGTCCGGGCACTCTTCGAAGCGGCCGCGAACGGCGACCGCACCGCGGTGCGCACCGTCGACCGCGTCGCCGAGGCCCTCGCCCTGGGCGCCTCCGTCCTGGTCCACGCCGTCGACCCCGATCTCGTCGTGCTTGGCGGCGGTCTGTCCCGCGCGGGGGACGTGCTCGCCGGCCCCTTCGAGCGGCACTTGGCCGCCACCTCCCTCAACAACCCGGAGTTCCGCGTGTCCCTGCTCGGCGACGAGTCCGTCGCCCTCGGCGCCGCCCGGCTGGCGCTCGACGATCTCAAGGAGCGCCTGCTCGCAGTGCAGGCCTGA
- a CDS encoding alpha-galactosidase, with amino-acid sequence MIEPGRVAVPAPTAPVSLSGLGGTETTTMVLLPRADGLPDIGWVGLPLAATDVRSLTLPASVETTAWNSWLTGSPVSVLPEHARGYLGRPALLGHRVGPEGPGSDWSTAFGPGPVRCDDGSLVVRATDEAAGLDLRFEAEAVHGGGLRLRHVLTNTGAGPYVVDALDVVVPVPTGAGEILDFTGRWARERQPQRRALADGQWVREHRRGMRVLDGTGLVVVGTPGFGYGEGEVLGVHLAWSGNHRYAVEQLSSGTAVVRAGELLHPGEVVLAEGETYTTPWVHVAASARGLDGLADATHQYVRSLAAHPSSPAPVMFNPWEAVYLDHDLETLTALVDISAELGAERFVLDDGWFAGRTSLDDGLGDWTPDPAVWPHGLAPLVDRVHGKGMEFGLWWEPEAVNPNSAVHRAHPDWILRTGNRTPVLERNCYLLDLGREDVRNHLLDSFGRLAAAHRIDFVKWDHNRDQIDGGDSRGSGRPASRRQTLAFRELLDELARRHPGISWESCASGGGRIDLDVLERVQSVWASDVTDPLSRQPIQHWSAQLAPLEYLGAHVAAPVSHQTGRTSSLDLRAATACFGQFGVQWDLTKVPAGELDRLACWIGLYKRHRALLHTGRLTRVGLPEGLLAHGVVARDGSEALFSYAQLDETVPVPPRLRIPGLAPDRTYHASLVAPADPSVSWEVTGVRATGAALGALGLPGPARAPQSAALVHLRAV; translated from the coding sequence ATGATCGAGCCCGGACGCGTTGCCGTGCCCGCGCCCACCGCCCCCGTGTCCCTCTCCGGACTCGGCGGGACCGAGACCACGACGATGGTCCTGCTGCCGAGGGCGGACGGCCTGCCCGATATCGGGTGGGTGGGGCTCCCCCTGGCGGCGACGGACGTCCGGTCCCTGACGCTCCCGGCCTCGGTCGAGACCACGGCCTGGAACTCCTGGCTGACCGGCTCACCCGTCAGCGTGCTCCCGGAGCACGCGCGCGGCTACCTCGGACGGCCCGCACTGCTCGGCCACCGGGTCGGCCCCGAAGGCCCGGGGAGCGACTGGTCCACCGCGTTCGGCCCCGGCCCGGTGCGCTGCGACGACGGCTCACTCGTGGTCCGGGCCACCGACGAGGCAGCGGGGCTCGACCTGCGCTTCGAGGCCGAAGCCGTCCACGGAGGAGGGCTCCGCCTCCGGCACGTGCTGACCAACACCGGCGCCGGCCCCTACGTGGTCGACGCGCTCGATGTGGTCGTCCCCGTTCCGACCGGCGCGGGCGAGATCCTCGACTTCACCGGGCGGTGGGCCCGCGAGCGGCAGCCCCAGCGCCGCGCCCTCGCGGACGGGCAGTGGGTCCGGGAGCACCGTCGCGGCATGCGGGTTCTCGACGGCACCGGTCTCGTCGTGGTCGGCACCCCCGGCTTCGGATACGGCGAGGGTGAGGTGCTCGGTGTCCACCTCGCCTGGAGCGGCAACCACCGGTACGCGGTCGAGCAGCTCAGCTCCGGCACCGCCGTCGTCCGGGCCGGCGAGTTGCTGCACCCGGGCGAGGTGGTCCTCGCCGAAGGCGAGACGTACACGACGCCCTGGGTGCACGTGGCCGCGTCCGCGCGCGGCCTCGACGGACTGGCGGACGCGACCCATCAGTACGTCCGGTCGCTCGCCGCCCATCCGTCGTCGCCCGCACCCGTCATGTTCAACCCGTGGGAGGCCGTCTACCTCGACCACGACCTGGAGACGCTGACCGCGCTGGTCGACATCTCGGCCGAGCTGGGTGCCGAGCGATTCGTGCTCGACGACGGGTGGTTCGCCGGCCGCACCTCCCTCGACGACGGCCTGGGTGACTGGACCCCGGACCCGGCGGTGTGGCCGCACGGCCTGGCACCGCTGGTGGACCGGGTGCACGGGAAGGGGATGGAGTTCGGGCTCTGGTGGGAGCCGGAGGCCGTCAACCCGAACTCCGCGGTCCACCGCGCTCATCCCGACTGGATTCTGCGGACGGGCAATCGGACGCCGGTGCTGGAACGCAACTGCTACCTGCTCGATCTCGGCCGGGAGGACGTGCGGAACCACCTGCTCGACTCCTTCGGCCGGCTGGCTGCGGCGCACCGGATCGACTTCGTCAAGTGGGACCACAACCGCGACCAGATCGACGGCGGTGACTCGCGCGGCTCCGGCCGGCCCGCGTCACGGCGGCAGACCCTCGCCTTCCGCGAGCTCCTCGACGAACTGGCCCGCCGCCATCCCGGCATCTCGTGGGAGAGCTGTGCCTCGGGAGGCGGCAGGATCGACCTGGACGTACTCGAACGGGTCCAGAGCGTCTGGGCCTCCGACGTCACCGATCCGCTGTCCCGCCAGCCGATCCAGCACTGGAGCGCCCAGCTCGCCCCGCTGGAGTACCTGGGCGCCCATGTCGCCGCGCCGGTCTCCCACCAGACCGGCCGGACCAGCAGTCTGGATCTCCGCGCGGCCACGGCCTGTTTCGGCCAGTTCGGCGTCCAGTGGGACCTCACGAAGGTGCCGGCCGGCGAGCTGGACCGTCTTGCGTGCTGGATAGGCCTCTACAAGCGGCACCGCGCGCTCCTGCACACGGGGCGGCTGACCCGAGTCGGACTGCCCGAGGGCCTGCTCGCCCATGGAGTGGTCGCCCGGGACGGCTCGGAGGCACTCTTCTCCTACGCCCAGCTCGACGAGACAGTGCCCGTGCCACCGCGGCTCCGCATACCGGGCCTCGCCCCGGACCGGACCTACCACGCCTCGCTCGTCGCACCGGCTGACCCGTCGGTGAGCTGGGAGGTCACGGGCGTCCGGGCCACCGGTGCGGCGCTCGGAGCACTGGGACTGCCAGGTCCTGCGCGGGCGCCTCAGAGCGCGGCGCTGGTCCATCTGCGTGCCGTCTGA
- a CDS encoding acyl-CoA carboxylase subunit epsilon produces MSTATESVLRVEKGLADPEELAAITAVLLARAAAQPTDAPARRGRDTAGWRRLERTPGFRAPHSWQG; encoded by the coding sequence ATGAGCACTGCCACCGAGTCCGTGCTGCGCGTCGAGAAGGGTCTGGCCGACCCCGAGGAGCTGGCCGCCATAACCGCGGTCCTGCTCGCCCGCGCAGCCGCCCAGCCCACCGACGCCCCCGCCCGCCGCGGCCGCGACACCGCGGGCTGGCGCCGCCTGGAGCGCACCCCGGGCTTCCGCGCCCCGCACAGCTGGCAGGGCTGA
- a CDS encoding acyl-CoA carboxylase subunit beta, whose product MTVVDETQGEPSDTRGRVAELLALREQARRGPSDRATEAQHAKGKLTARERIELLVDPGSFKEVEQLRRHRATGFGLEEKKPYTDGVITGWGTVDGRTVFVYAHDFRIFGGALGEAHATKIHKIMDMAISAGAPLVSLNDGAGARIQEGVSALAGYGGIFQRNTRASGVIPQISVMLGPCAGGAAYSPALTDFVFMVRETSQMFITGPDVVKAVTGEEITQNGLGGADVHAETSGVAHFAYDDEETCIAEVRYLIGMLPSNNRENPPTVASDDPADRRGDVLLDLVPADGNRPYDMHKVIEELVDDGDYLEIHERWARNIICALARLDGQVVGIVANQPQALAGVLDIEASEKAARFVQMCDAFNIPIVTLLDVPGFLPGVDQEHGGIIRHGAKLLYAYCNATVPRISLILRKAYGGAYIVMDSQSIGADLTYAWPTNEIAVMGAEGAANVIFRRQIADAEDPEAMRTRMVKEYKAELMHPYYAAERGLVDDVIDPAETREVLIASLAMLRSKHADLPSRKHGNPPQ is encoded by the coding sequence ATGACCGTTGTGGACGAAACCCAGGGCGAGCCGAGCGACACCCGTGGCCGTGTGGCGGAACTGCTGGCACTGCGCGAGCAGGCACGCCGCGGACCGAGTGACCGGGCGACCGAGGCGCAGCACGCCAAGGGCAAGCTGACCGCGCGTGAGCGGATCGAGCTGCTCGTGGACCCGGGTTCGTTCAAGGAGGTCGAGCAGCTGCGCCGGCACCGGGCGACCGGCTTCGGCCTGGAGGAGAAGAAGCCGTACACCGACGGTGTCATCACCGGCTGGGGCACGGTCGACGGCCGCACGGTCTTCGTCTACGCACACGACTTCCGGATCTTCGGCGGCGCGCTGGGCGAGGCCCACGCCACGAAGATCCACAAGATCATGGACATGGCCATCTCGGCCGGTGCCCCGCTGGTCTCGCTCAACGACGGCGCCGGCGCCCGTATCCAGGAGGGCGTCTCGGCGCTCGCCGGCTACGGCGGCATCTTCCAGCGCAACACCCGGGCCTCCGGTGTCATCCCGCAGATCAGCGTGATGCTCGGCCCGTGCGCGGGCGGCGCGGCCTACAGCCCGGCGCTCACGGACTTCGTCTTCATGGTCCGCGAGACCTCGCAGATGTTCATCACCGGACCGGACGTCGTCAAGGCGGTCACCGGCGAGGAGATCACGCAGAACGGCCTCGGCGGCGCCGATGTGCACGCCGAGACCTCGGGCGTCGCGCACTTCGCGTACGACGACGAGGAGACCTGCATCGCCGAGGTCCGCTACCTCATCGGGATGCTGCCCTCGAACAACCGGGAGAACCCGCCCACGGTGGCGAGCGACGACCCGGCCGACCGGCGCGGCGACGTCCTGCTGGACCTCGTCCCGGCCGACGGCAACCGCCCGTACGACATGCACAAGGTCATCGAGGAGCTCGTCGACGACGGCGACTACCTGGAGATCCACGAGCGCTGGGCCCGCAACATCATCTGCGCGCTGGCCCGTCTGGACGGCCAGGTCGTCGGCATCGTCGCCAACCAGCCGCAGGCCCTGGCCGGTGTCCTGGACATCGAGGCGAGCGAGAAGGCCGCCCGGTTCGTCCAGATGTGTGATGCGTTCAACATTCCCATCGTCACTCTTCTGGACGTACCCGGCTTCCTGCCCGGCGTCGATCAGGAGCACGGTGGAATCATCCGGCACGGCGCGAAGCTGCTCTACGCCTACTGCAACGCGACGGTGCCGAGGATCTCGCTGATCCTGCGCAAGGCCTACGGCGGTGCTTACATCGTCATGGACAGCCAGTCCATCGGTGCGGACCTCACCTACGCCTGGCCGACCAACGAGATCGCGGTGATGGGCGCCGAAGGTGCCGCCAACGTCATCTTCCGCCGGCAGATCGCCGACGCCGAGGACCCGGAGGCCATGCGGACCCGCATGGTCAAGGAGTACAAGGCCGAACTGATGCACCCGTACTACGCCGCCGAGCGCGGCCTGGTCGACGACGTCATCGACCCTGCCGAGACCCGCGAGGTTCTGATCGCCTCGCTGGCGATGCTCCGCTCCAAGCACGCCGACCTGCCGTCCCGCAAGCACGGCAACCCCCCGCAGTAG
- a CDS encoding carbohydrate ABC transporter substrate-binding protein — protein MTPYPRAFLLVLALFLTAAGCGLAAPGGSDEEPKVTILGPWTDDQEQRFKDVLDGFGIPYTYQGTAATREVLLAEVQAGDPPDIAILPGVGELVEYADEDRLRSLKGLYDPEEYGNPWQPEAQDIADDLWVPLKADLKSIVWYRDGAAPGRSPAPLASWCIGMVDDGASGWPGSDWIEDLILQRAGPVLYARWATGDMKWTEAPVADAWTAWAGMLAQDPDRAGDMLLADHRGRAGGHGLLFGGGCDLEHQGSFARAFYGDRKERAAFGDSAPLLPGGPYTVKAHEVSADFAALFGRSGPAREMIRRLASRDAQEEWGRTGGVFSANAAVPPKTGTVDQQVSRRFTDQRVPLCLDASDVMPAAVRDAFYEAVLLTMAHPTEPVRSRLEDIQKVQDAQPPDTPRLTGVCGRPQ, from the coding sequence ATGACCCCGTACCCCCGCGCGTTCCTCCTCGTCCTGGCCCTGTTCCTGACCGCAGCCGGCTGCGGACTCGCCGCCCCCGGCGGCAGCGACGAGGAACCGAAGGTGACGATCCTCGGCCCGTGGACCGACGACCAGGAGCAGCGGTTCAAGGACGTCCTGGACGGGTTCGGGATCCCGTACACCTACCAGGGCACCGCCGCGACCCGCGAGGTGCTGCTCGCCGAGGTCCAGGCCGGAGACCCGCCCGACATCGCGATCCTGCCGGGCGTCGGCGAACTCGTCGAGTACGCGGACGAGGACCGGTTGCGCTCCCTGAAGGGGCTGTACGACCCCGAGGAGTACGGCAATCCGTGGCAGCCCGAGGCACAGGACATCGCCGACGATCTGTGGGTACCGCTCAAGGCCGACCTCAAGTCCATCGTCTGGTACCGCGACGGCGCGGCCCCGGGCCGCAGCCCCGCGCCGCTGGCCTCGTGGTGCATCGGCATGGTCGACGACGGCGCGTCCGGCTGGCCCGGCAGCGACTGGATCGAGGACCTCATCCTCCAGCGCGCGGGCCCGGTGCTGTACGCCCGCTGGGCGACCGGCGACATGAAGTGGACCGAGGCCCCGGTGGCCGACGCCTGGACCGCGTGGGCCGGGATGCTCGCCCAGGACCCGGACCGGGCCGGCGACATGCTGCTGGCCGACCACCGCGGACGGGCCGGTGGCCACGGACTGCTCTTCGGCGGCGGCTGCGACCTGGAGCACCAGGGCTCCTTCGCCCGCGCCTTCTACGGCGACCGCAAGGAGCGGGCCGCCTTCGGGGACTCGGCACCGCTGCTGCCCGGCGGCCCCTATACGGTGAAGGCCCACGAGGTGTCGGCCGACTTCGCGGCGCTCTTCGGCCGGAGCGGCCCGGCCCGCGAGATGATCCGGCGGCTCGCCTCCCGGGATGCCCAGGAGGAGTGGGGCCGCACGGGCGGGGTGTTCTCGGCCAACGCCGCGGTCCCGCCCAAGACGGGCACGGTCGACCAGCAGGTGAGCCGGCGCTTCACGGACCAGCGGGTGCCGCTCTGCCTGGACGCGTCGGACGTGATGCCGGCGGCGGTGCGGGACGCGTTCTACGAGGCGGTGCTGCTCACGATGGCGCACCCCACGGAGCCGGTACGGTCGAGGCTGGAGGACATCCAGAAGGTCCAGGACGCCCAGCCGCCGGACACTCCCCGGCTGACGGGGGTGTGTGGCAGACCACAGTGA
- a CDS encoding zinc ribbon domain-containing protein — MGAIAPSSGLEFKVSLDLRRDQQPHHDTRIDAHLRVKAAGTGPRDEVPAVELAVVIVLDVAAGRRESAAAALAATLRALPDGVSFAVLGGADESGEPSRCYPLHGRWALADTMEKRRAAFSAGRIVPAAEDRPPPGYPAWLAAARALFAERPLPLRHLLLITDGSGRDPADEAGPDGDGGALREELAICDGAFTADVLAVGGDWDPAPLLAVVERLHGTAEHAPDRFGPAAVGALRRLRRVRSPELPVVVTARPAVRAVELTETAPRQQRLTPATGQEEPHRARFPTHQWEPGTRDYLLTVHADASTDPLGVLLQLATVSVGDATAPLLVRWLPPGFAVGAGGTGGGGGTLQAMNAATQMRTALNRGYAALDPMSRDEAEQQFGLAVRLATEIGAAWVLQDVREVADILDGPRGLVRVGPTVDRGTVRRGQLHIASGHGLELPGHTTGKPVKCPHCRHLAGPRARFCIACGRSL, encoded by the coding sequence ATGGGCGCCATCGCCCCCTCGTCCGGGCTGGAGTTCAAGGTGTCCCTGGACCTCCGGCGCGACCAGCAGCCGCACCACGACACCCGGATCGACGCCCATCTGCGGGTCAAGGCCGCCGGTACCGGTCCCCGCGACGAGGTGCCCGCCGTCGAACTCGCCGTCGTCATCGTGCTGGACGTCGCCGCCGGGCGCCGGGAGTCCGCGGCGGCCGCCCTCGCCGCCACGCTGCGGGCCCTGCCCGACGGGGTCTCCTTCGCCGTCCTGGGAGGCGCCGACGAGAGCGGGGAGCCGTCCCGCTGCTACCCGCTGCATGGCCGGTGGGCGCTGGCCGACACGATGGAGAAGCGCCGCGCCGCGTTCAGCGCGGGCCGGATCGTCCCGGCGGCGGAGGACCGGCCGCCGCCCGGCTACCCCGCCTGGCTCGCCGCCGCCCGCGCACTGTTCGCCGAACGCCCGCTGCCACTACGGCACCTGCTGCTGATCACCGACGGCAGCGGCCGGGACCCGGCGGACGAGGCCGGGCCCGACGGGGACGGAGGCGCGCTCCGGGAGGAACTCGCCATCTGCGACGGCGCGTTCACCGCGGACGTGCTGGCGGTCGGCGGCGACTGGGACCCCGCGCCGCTGCTCGCCGTCGTCGAGCGCCTGCACGGCACCGCCGAGCACGCCCCCGACCGGTTCGGCCCCGCGGCCGTCGGGGCGCTGCGACGGCTGCGCCGGGTCCGCAGCCCCGAACTGCCGGTCGTGGTGACCGCGCGTCCGGCGGTGCGCGCGGTCGAACTGACCGAGACGGCCCCCCGCCAGCAACGGCTCACACCCGCCACGGGGCAGGAGGAGCCGCACCGGGCCCGCTTCCCCACCCACCAGTGGGAGCCGGGCACCCGCGACTACCTCCTCACCGTGCACGCCGACGCGAGCACCGACCCGCTCGGCGTGCTGCTGCAACTGGCCACCGTCTCCGTCGGGGACGCCACCGCCCCGCTGCTGGTCCGCTGGCTGCCGCCCGGATTCGCCGTGGGCGCGGGGGGCACCGGCGGCGGGGGCGGCACGCTCCAGGCGATGAACGCCGCCACCCAGATGCGGACCGCCCTCAACCGCGGATACGCCGCACTCGACCCGATGAGCCGCGACGAGGCCGAGCAGCAGTTCGGCCTCGCGGTCCGGCTCGCCACCGAGATCGGCGCCGCCTGGGTGCTCCAGGACGTGCGCGAGGTGGCCGACATCCTCGACGGCCCGCGCGGACTGGTCCGGGTCGGCCCGACCGTCGACCGCGGCACCGTGCGCCGGGGACAGCTGCACATCGCCTCGGGCCACGGGCTGGAACTGCCCGGCCACACCACGGGGAAGCCGGTGAAATGCCCGCACTGCCGCCATCTCGCCGGGCCCCGCGCCCGGTTCTGCATCGCCTGCGGAAGGAGCCTGTGA